The following proteins come from a genomic window of Salvia hispanica cultivar TCC Black 2014 chromosome 4, UniMelb_Shisp_WGS_1.0, whole genome shotgun sequence:
- the LOC125224212 gene encoding putative F-box/FBD/LRR-repeat protein At4g13965, with protein sequence MDGTNSHQQEPCKKHKRKKRRIECDKGVVDRLSELPDEIIYIILSFLPLRQAASTSILSHRWPNLWKHTSNLDFVNINRRHNKRTTEIEHDSWDVSTCKNVKMVNSVLESHKALFLKEFRIQFYINNSAQSTITKWLEFVWSRQVERLKLKFICENSLKHKLLLGDLLGEIRPMQHLKTLSLRSLIMSGEDISLFLKNCPLLRELTIEGSHLTSEVKFCDSTLVLEELRIRKCNIQEYFINISAPNLALVSVDARPGQLWIENVPRLVAVNFAIYSARYTMQHFTSAKLSWNGFPIMPNLKTLHVKESSLYEHGCLLSLKSVISACPCLQIFKIEVV encoded by the exons ATGGATGGAACCAACTCACACCAGCAGGAGCCCTGCAAAAAACACAAGCGTAAGAAAAGAAGGATAGAG TGTGATAAGGGAGTGGTTGATCGGTTAAGTGAGTTACCTGATGAGATCATTTACATCATACTCTCTTTCCTACCCTTGAGACAAGCTGCTTCCACTAGCATTCTTTCCCACCGATGGCCGAATTTATGGAAGCACACTTCTAATCTTGACTTTGTCAACATTAATCGTCGCCACAACAAGAGAACCACTGAAATCGAGCACGACTCATGGGACGTTTCGACGTGCAAGAATGTCAAAATGGTGAATTCAGTTCTCGAATCGCATAAAGCCCTTTTCCTGAAAGAGTTCAGAATCCAATTTTACATAAACAACTCAGCGCAAAGCACAATCACCAAATGGCTCGAATTCGTGTGGTCGAGACAAGTCGAGAGGTTGAAGTTGAAGTTCATATGTGAAAATAGTCTAAAGCATAAGTTATTGTTGGGGGATTTGTTGGGAGAGATTAGACCTATGCAACATCTCAAGACTTTGTCTCTGAGAAGTCTGATAATGAGCGGTGAAGATATCTCCTTGTTCTTGAAAAACTGTCCCTTGTTGAGGGAATTGACCATCGAAGGCTCGCATTTGACGTCTGAAGTTAAATTCTGCGACTCAACCCTCGTGTTGGAGGAGCTTCGGATACGAAAATGCAACATCCaggaatattttattaacatttCTGCTCCTAATCTTGCTCTAGTTAGCGTTGATGCAAGGCCGGGGCAGCTATGGATCGAGAATGTTCCAAGACTTGTCGCGGTAAATTTTGCAATTTACAGTGCAAGATATACTATGCAACATTTTACTTCTGCA AAGCTTTCGTGGAATGGGTTTCCGATAATGCCTAATCTCAAGACGTTGCACGTTAAAGAGAGCTCGTTGTATGAGCACGGATGTCTCTTGTCACTAAAATCTGTGATATCGGCATGCCCTTGTCTTCAGATTTTCAAGATTGAGGTTg TTTAA
- the LOC125218999 gene encoding cytochrome P450 81C13-like, with protein sequence MDHQTCFVLLLPPFIFFTIFILKHFQNQNQNQNQNQNPPPSPPSLPLIGHLHLLNLNNPLHLTLASLSSHLGPIFSLRLGCKSFLIISSPSAIDDCFTTNDVVFANRPTSLAGDHLTYNYSAYAWSPYGQLWRILRRLTVVELFSSRSLHRSAHIREEEILRILRRLREESGKRVDLNNAISAFSFNVVMRGIAGKLCVKEEEIGTEAGREILRSMRGMFSPTVLLGMCDYFPILRWIGYKGLEKKAVLLQRKRDEFLQAMVDEIREEEKTRGSNLIERLLSVQAADPDLYNDDVIKSILVVMLTAGTDTSALTIEWAMSNLLTQPRVLQKLQQEIDKNIGHDHLINDADLPKLPYLRCIVNETLRLHPVTPLLLPHLSSEHCRVGGYDIPRGTILLVNAWAVHRGPDQWDEPEKFYPERFEGLEAEREGSRFLPFGIGRRACPGAAMAMRTVSLALGAFVQCFEWGKGDDEVDFGVNLGVTMHKEKPLEAMCVVRNEALHLL encoded by the exons ATGGATCACCAAACCTGTTTTGTGTTGCTATTGCCAcccttcatcttcttcactaTCTTCATCCTCAAACActttcaaaaccaaaaccaaaaccaaaaccaaaaccaaaacccaCCACCATCTCCACCATCTCTCCCACTAATCGGCCATCTCCACCTCCTCAACCTCAACAACCCCCTCCACCTCACCCTAGCCTCCCTCTCCTCCCACCTCGGCCCCATCTTCTCTCTCCGCCTCGGCTGCAAATCCTTCCTCATCATCTCCTCTCCCTCCGCCATCGATGACTGCTTCACCACCAACGACGTCGTCTTCGCCAACCGCCCCACCTCCCTCGCCGGCGACCACCTCACCTACAACTACTCCGCCTACGCGTGGTCCCCCTACGGCCAGCTCTGGCGGATCCTCCGCCGCCTCACCGTCGTCGAGCTCTTCTCCTCCCGCAGCCTCCACAGGTCCGCCCATATTCGAGAGGAGGAGATCCTTCGAATTCTGCGGCGGCTGCGTGAGGAGAGCGGGAAGAGAGTTGATCTCAATAACGCGATCTCCGCCTTCAGCTTCAACGTCGTGATGAGAGGCATCGCCGGGAAACTGTGTGTCAAGGAGGAGGAGATCGGGACGGAGGCCGGAAGGGAGATCCTGCGATCGATGCGTGGGATGTTCTCACCTACCGTGTTGTTAG GTATGTGTGATTACTTTCCGATTTTGAGATGGATTGGATACAAAGGGCTGGAGAAGAAGGCAGTGTTGTTGCAGAGGAAGAGGGATGAGTTTTTGCAGGCCATGGTTGATGAAATcagagaggaggagaagacGAGAGGCAGCAATTTGATTGAACGTCTACTGTCGGTTCAGGCGGCGGATCCTGATCTCTACAACGATGATGTTATAAAGAGTATTTTAGTG GTAATGCTGACGGCCGGAACAGATACCTCTGCCTTGACAATAGAATGGGCCATGTCGAATTTGCTGACTCAGCCCCGCGTGCTGCAAAAGCTACAACAAGAGATAGACAAAAACATAGGCCATGATCACCTGATTAACGACGCCGATCTACCCAAGCTCCCGTACCTTCGTTGCATTGTCAACGAGACTCTGAGGCTGCACCCCGTGACCCCACTGCTCCTACCGCACCTCTCGTCAGAGCACTGTAGGGTCGGGGGGTATGACATCCCCCGGGGCACCATCCTGCTGGTGAATGCATGGGCCGTGCACCGCGGCCCAGACCAGTGGGATGAGCCGGAGAAGTTTTATCCGGAGAGATTTGAGGGTTTGGAGGCGGAGAGGGAAGGGAGCCGGTTCTTGCCGTTTGGGATAGGGAGAAGGGCTTGCCCTGGGGCAGCCATGGCCATGAGGACGGTGTCGTTGGCGTTGGGTGCGTTTGTGCAGTGTTTCGAGTGGGGAAAGGGGGATGATGAGGTTGATTTTGGGGTGAATTTGGGTGTTACAATGCATAAGGAAAAGCCTCTTGAGGCTATGTGTGTTGTGAGGAATGAAGCACTGCATCTACTTTAG
- the LOC125218016 gene encoding MFP1 attachment factor 1-like yields the protein MAETEQSPPNATAAADKFPNVSFSIWPPTERTREAVKNRLIETLSSPSILSKRYGTVSREEAVEASKLIEQEAFEVAGNAVSADDDGIEILQVYSKEISKRMLDTVKARSGESAAAPEPAPATDEPHKAEEEDAGSSAPPQSEKTESVADDE from the coding sequence ATGGCCGAAACCGAGCAATCGCCACCAAatgccaccgccgccgccgacaAATTCCCCAACGTTTCCTTCAGCATCTGGCCACCGACCGAGCGCACGCGCGAGGCCGTGAAGAACCGCCTAATTGAAACCCTCTCTTCCCCTTCCATTCTCTCCAAGCGATACGGCACCGTTTCGCGCGAAGAGGCGGTCGAGGCCTCCAAGCTCATCGAGCAGGAGGCGTTCGAGGTCGCCGGAAATGCGGTGTCCGCTGATGACGACGGGATCGAGATTTTGCAGGTCTATTCCAAGGAAATTAGCAAGCGGATGCTCGACACCGTGAAGGCCAGATCTGGAGAGTCGGCGGCTGCTCCGGAGCCTGCGCCGGCGACCGACGAGCCGCACaaggcggaggaggaggacgCGGGGTCATCCGCGCCGCCGCAGAGCGAGAAAACCGAGTCTGTTGCCGATGATGAATGA
- the LOC125224275 gene encoding uncharacterized protein LOC125224275 codes for MGGYNTYSTASRQRMEERCSVNSPPRQILSFSKIRTANVSFSDADHHSETEFSVSGEHDPKLSEVYGFVGSITTFVFTGPIHLLLSNNHPLYLFPFTRATVIFIVWAYVPDHWLHSIGIYYYPSRFVFSYDLLLVLYYSLDSNRSQ; via the exons ATGGGCGGCTACAATACCTACTCTACTGCATCAAGACAAAG GATGGAAGAGCGTTGCTCTGTCAATAGCCCCCCACGACAGATTCTGAGCTTCTCCAAGATCCGGACGGCCAACGTCTCCTTCTCCGACGCCGATCACCACTCCGAGACCGAATTTAGCGTCTCCGGCGAGCACGACCCCAAACTTTCTGAGGTTTATGGATTCGTCGGATCCATCACTACTTTTGTTTTTACAGGTCCAATTCATCTGCTCCTTTCGAATAATCACCCACTCTATTTAT TTCCTTTTACTCGCGCAACCGTCATATTCATCGTGTGGGCGTATGTTCCTGACCATTGGTTGCATTCTATTGGGATCTATTACTATCCAAGCAGGTTCGTGTTTTCATATGATTTACTCCTTGTATTATATTACTCCTTGGATAGTAATAGATCCCAATAG